The Streptomyces sp. SS1-1 genome has a segment encoding these proteins:
- the coxB gene encoding cytochrome c oxidase subunit II gives MSPNGSDRSPRRPMRRKLLQAMTAGLVLATATGCSYNWEDFPRLGMPTPTTEEAPRILSLWQGSWAAALAVGVLVWGLIIWSAIFHRRSRTKVEVPPQTRYNMPIEALYTVVPLIIVSVLFYFTARDESKLLELKDKPDVTVNVVGFQWSWCFNMVADVEGSTGDAKKSKELAAIPDRYKDDFPANAGGVYDCGTPGTRNPQTGNPGPTLWLPKGKTVRFVLTSRDVIHSFWVVPFLMKQDVIPGHTNAFEVTPNREGTFLGKCAELCGVDHSRMLFNVKVVSPERYEQHLKDLAKKGQTGYVPAGIAQTSHEKNRETTNL, from the coding sequence GTGAGTCCCAACGGCTCCGACCGCTCGCCGCGGCGCCCGATGCGGCGGAAGCTGCTGCAGGCAATGACCGCGGGCCTGGTCCTGGCGACAGCCACCGGTTGCTCGTACAACTGGGAAGACTTCCCCCGCCTTGGTATGCCCACCCCGACCACGGAAGAGGCTCCGCGGATCCTCTCCCTGTGGCAGGGTTCCTGGGCGGCTGCGCTCGCCGTCGGCGTGCTGGTGTGGGGTCTGATCATCTGGAGCGCGATCTTCCACCGGCGCAGCCGGACGAAGGTCGAGGTTCCCCCGCAGACCCGGTACAACATGCCCATCGAGGCGCTGTACACCGTGGTCCCGCTCATCATCGTCTCCGTGCTGTTCTACTTCACGGCACGCGACGAGTCGAAGCTCCTCGAGCTCAAGGACAAGCCCGACGTCACGGTGAACGTCGTCGGCTTCCAGTGGAGCTGGTGCTTCAACATGGTCGCCGACGTCGAGGGCTCCACCGGCGACGCGAAGAAGTCCAAGGAACTGGCCGCCATCCCGGACCGGTACAAGGACGACTTCCCGGCGAACGCCGGCGGCGTCTACGACTGCGGCACCCCCGGCACCCGGAACCCGCAGACGGGCAACCCGGGTCCGACCCTGTGGCTGCCGAAGGGCAAGACCGTCCGCTTCGTGCTCACCTCGCGTGACGTCATCCACTCCTTCTGGGTGGTGCCGTTCCTCATGAAGCAGGACGTCATTCCGGGCCACACCAACGCCTTCGAGGTGACCCCCAACCGTGAGGGCACCTTCCTGGGCAAGTGCGCCGAACTGTGCGGCGTCGACCACTCCCGGATGCTGTTCAACGTGAAGGTCGTCTCCCCCGAGCGGTACGAGCAGCACCTCAAGGACCTCGCGAAGAAGGGGCAGACCGGTTACGTTCCCGCCGGCATCGCGCAGACGAGCCACGAGAAGAACCGGGAGACGACAAACCTGTGA
- a CDS encoding cysteine desulfurase/sulfurtransferase TusA family protein, translating to MGYFDAASSAPLHPVARQALQASLDEGWADPARLHREGRRARLLLDAAREAAAEAVGCRPDELSFTPSGTRAVHTGVAGVLGGRRRVGRHLIVSAVEHSCVLHAADAHEAAGGSVSQVAVDRGGSVTAAGYREALRPDTALACLQSANHEVGTEQPVAEVAEVCREAGVPLLVDAAQSLGWGPVEGAWSVLTGSAHKWGGPPGVGLLAVRKGVRFAAQGPVDERESGRAPGFENIPAIVAAAASLRAVRAEAAQEAVRLRELTERIRARVPRLVPDVEVAGDPVRRLPGIVTFSCLYVDGETLLHELDRAGFSVSSGSSCTSSTLTPSHVLKAMGVLSEGNIRVSLPSGASAEDVERFLEVLPGAVAGVREKLDAPAAGPVARADREDGEDGDDGDDVLVVDSLGKRCPIPVIELAKVIGQVPVGGLVRVLSDDEAARLDIPAWCEMRGQEYVGEEPAEQGTAYLVRRVA from the coding sequence GTGGGCTACTTCGACGCTGCTTCCAGTGCTCCTCTCCACCCCGTCGCCCGGCAGGCCCTGCAGGCCTCGCTGGACGAGGGGTGGGCCGACCCCGCACGGCTCCACCGGGAGGGCAGGCGGGCGCGGTTGCTGCTCGACGCCGCCCGCGAGGCGGCCGCCGAGGCGGTGGGCTGCCGGCCGGACGAGCTGTCGTTCACACCGTCCGGGACGCGGGCCGTCCACACCGGTGTCGCCGGGGTCCTGGGCGGGCGGCGGCGGGTCGGACGTCACCTGATCGTGTCGGCCGTCGAACACTCCTGTGTGCTCCATGCGGCTGACGCGCACGAAGCCGCGGGGGGTTCGGTCAGTCAGGTGGCGGTGGACCGCGGCGGGTCGGTGACCGCGGCCGGCTACCGGGAGGCGCTGCGGCCGGACACCGCACTGGCGTGTCTGCAGTCGGCCAACCACGAGGTGGGCACCGAGCAGCCGGTGGCCGAGGTGGCCGAGGTCTGCCGGGAGGCCGGGGTGCCGCTGCTGGTGGACGCGGCACAGTCGCTCGGCTGGGGGCCGGTCGAGGGCGCCTGGTCGGTGCTGACCGGCAGCGCCCACAAGTGGGGCGGCCCGCCGGGCGTCGGTCTCCTCGCCGTCCGCAAGGGGGTGCGGTTCGCCGCGCAAGGGCCGGTGGACGAGCGGGAGTCGGGGCGGGCGCCGGGCTTCGAGAACATCCCGGCGATCGTGGCGGCGGCGGCCTCCCTGCGGGCGGTGCGGGCGGAGGCGGCCCAAGAGGCGGTACGGCTGCGGGAGCTGACGGAGCGGATCCGGGCGCGGGTGCCGCGGCTGGTGCCGGACGTGGAGGTGGCCGGCGATCCGGTGCGGCGGCTGCCGGGGATCGTCACCTTCTCCTGTCTCTATGTCGACGGGGAGACATTGCTGCACGAGCTGGACCGGGCCGGGTTCTCCGTGTCGTCCGGTTCGTCCTGTACGAGCAGCACGCTGACGCCCAGCCATGTGCTGAAGGCGATGGGGGTGCTGAGCGAGGGGAACATCCGGGTGTCGCTGCCGTCCGGGGCGAGCGCCGAGGACGTGGAGCGGTTCCTGGAGGTGCTGCCGGGGGCGGTGGCGGGGGTCCGGGAGAAGCTGGACGCGCCGGCCGCGGGGCCGGTGGCCCGGGCGGACAGGGAGGACGGGGAGGACGGGGACGACGGGGACGACGTGCTGGTCGTGGACTCGCTGGGCAAGCGGTGCCCGATCCCGGTCATCGAGCTCGCCAAGGTCATCGGCCAGGTCCCGGTGGGCGGGCTGGTCCGGGTCCTGTCCGACGACGAGGCGGCCCGGCTGGACATCCCGGCGTGGTGCGAGATGCGGGGGCAGGAGTACGTGGGCGAGGAACCGGCGGAACAGGGGACGGCCTACCTGGTCCGCCGGGTCGCGTAG
- a CDS encoding carbohydrate kinase family protein, whose translation MRIAVTGSIATDHLMTFPGRFADQFVADQLHTVSLSFLVDNLDVRRGGVGANIAFGMGQLGTQPILVGAAGSDFDEYRAWLDRHGVDTGSVRISETLHTARFVCTTDADHNQIGSFYTGAMSEARLIELKTVADRVGGLDLVLIGADDPEGMLRHTEECRSRQIPFAADFSQQIARMDGEEIRILLDGATYLFSNEYEKGLIESKTGWSDEEILSKVGHRVTTLGSRGVRIERRGEDPIEVGCPEEERKADPTGVGDAFRAGFLSGLAWGVSLERAAQVGCMLATLVIETVGTQEYQLRRAHFMERFAKAYGHDASEEVRAHLS comes from the coding sequence GTGCGCATCGCAGTCACCGGCTCCATCGCCACCGACCACCTCATGACCTTCCCGGGTCGCTTCGCCGACCAGTTCGTCGCGGACCAGCTGCACACGGTCTCGCTGTCGTTCCTGGTCGACAACCTGGACGTGCGCCGCGGCGGTGTGGGCGCGAACATCGCCTTCGGCATGGGCCAGCTGGGCACCCAGCCGATCCTGGTCGGCGCCGCCGGCTCCGACTTCGACGAGTACCGGGCCTGGCTGGACCGGCACGGCGTCGACACCGGCTCGGTCCGTATCTCCGAGACCCTGCACACCGCCCGCTTCGTGTGCACCACGGACGCCGACCACAACCAGATCGGCTCCTTCTACACGGGCGCGATGAGCGAGGCCCGCCTGATCGAGCTGAAGACCGTCGCCGACCGCGTGGGCGGCCTCGACCTGGTCCTGATCGGCGCCGACGACCCCGAGGGCATGCTCCGGCACACCGAGGAGTGCCGCTCCCGGCAGATCCCCTTCGCCGCCGACTTCTCCCAGCAGATCGCCCGCATGGACGGCGAGGAGATCCGGATACTGCTGGACGGCGCGACCTACCTCTTCTCCAACGAGTACGAGAAGGGCCTCATCGAGTCGAAGACCGGCTGGAGCGACGAGGAGATCCTGTCCAAGGTCGGCCACCGCGTCACCACGCTCGGCTCCCGCGGTGTCCGCATCGAGCGGCGGGGCGAGGACCCGATCGAGGTCGGCTGCCCCGAGGAGGAGCGCAAGGCCGACCCCACCGGTGTCGGCGACGCCTTCCGCGCCGGCTTCCTGTCCGGTCTGGCCTGGGGCGTCTCCCTGGAGCGGGCCGCCCAGGTCGGCTGCATGCTGGCGACCCTCGTCATCGAGACCGTCGGCACGCAGGAGTACCAGCTGCGCCGCGCCCACTTCATGGAGCGCTTCGCCAAGGCGTACGGCCACGACGCGAGCGAAGAGGTGCGGGCCCACCTGAGCTGA
- a CDS encoding iron-sulfur cluster assembly accessory protein: MSVSDETSTATDGIILSDAAAAKVKALLDQEGRDDLALRVAVQPGGCSGLRYQLFFDERSLDGDVVKDFGGVKVVTDRMSAPYLGGASIDFVDTIEKQGFTIDNPNATGSCACGDSFS, translated from the coding sequence ATGTCCGTATCGGACGAGACCAGCACCGCCACCGACGGCATCATTCTGAGCGACGCCGCCGCGGCCAAGGTCAAGGCCCTGCTGGACCAGGAAGGCCGTGACGACCTGGCTCTGCGTGTCGCCGTTCAGCCGGGTGGCTGCTCGGGCCTGCGCTACCAGCTCTTCTTCGACGAGCGTTCGCTCGACGGCGACGTCGTGAAGGACTTCGGCGGAGTCAAGGTCGTCACCGACCGCATGAGCGCCCCGTACCTGGGCGGCGCGTCGATCGACTTCGTCGACACCATCGAGAAGCAGGGCTTCACGATCGACAACCCCAATGCGACGGGCTCCTGCGCCTGCGGCGACTCGTTCAGCTAG